In Thermospira aquatica, the following proteins share a genomic window:
- a CDS encoding glycosyltransferase family 2 protein, with protein sequence MSERPLVSVVITTKNEERVIEDCLRSIKEQTYPNIEIIVVDNASTDRTKELARKYTEKVYDKGPERSAQRNYGMIEVARGDYVMYVDADMLLSPSLIEGCVKTMGKEEGIVALYIPEIILGKNFFSKVRRFERVFYNGTVIDAARFFFRKKFIEGGGFDVTLCGVEDWDMDKRIKTFGKVLLLSYPENSYTGFVSSFVKERGITRLPKFSCVFHNESEFNLRKYLSKKNYYTKSFHPYIEKWGKDDPDLRKQLGFFYRYIGVFVEKGKWKRIMLHPVLTMGMFFLRVLVGGVFFLEILQSKKRA encoded by the coding sequence ATGAGTGAAAGGCCTCTTGTTTCGGTGGTGATTACTACCAAAAACGAAGAACGAGTGATAGAAGATTGTCTACGAAGTATCAAAGAACAAACCTATCCCAATATCGAGATCATTGTGGTTGATAACGCTTCTACGGATAGAACCAAAGAGTTGGCTCGAAAGTATACGGAAAAGGTTTATGATAAAGGACCGGAGCGATCTGCTCAGAGAAATTATGGTATGATAGAGGTTGCACGTGGAGACTATGTGATGTATGTTGATGCTGATATGCTCCTTTCCCCTTCTTTGATTGAGGGTTGTGTAAAAACGATGGGTAAAGAGGAAGGGATTGTGGCCCTGTACATCCCTGAGATAATTTTAGGGAAGAACTTTTTTAGTAAAGTAAGAAGGTTTGAGAGAGTATTTTACAATGGAACGGTCATAGATGCCGCACGATTTTTTTTCAGAAAAAAGTTTATTGAGGGCGGGGGTTTTGATGTAACTCTCTGTGGTGTAGAAGATTGGGATATGGATAAAAGAATAAAAACTTTTGGAAAAGTTCTTTTGCTCTCCTATCCTGAAAATTCTTACACGGGATTTGTGAGTTCTTTTGTAAAGGAAAGAGGGATCACCAGACTCCCAAAATTCTCCTGCGTATTTCACAATGAGTCAGAGTTTAACTTACGAAAGTACCTTTCTAAGAAAAATTACTACACGAAAAGTTTTCACCCTTATATCGAAAAGTGGGGAAAAGATGATCCCGATCTTCGAAAACAACTGGGCTTTTTCTATCGATATATTGGTGTTTTTGTAGAGAAGGGAAAGTGGAAACGGATAATGCTTCATCCTGTCTTAACCATGGGAATGTTTTTTCTAAGAGTCCTCGTGGGGGGAGTATTTTTCCTTGAAATTTTGCAATCGAAAAAAAGAGCTTAG
- a CDS encoding glycosyltransferase family 4 protein, which yields MKRVLCFQNASWGEKALSGGDIRFIEIFKRLRSFYEVSVFTNPAGKRAHEYLGVANLFTFYCTPEWFDRMGIYVSYFLRTVYAWLVLATFAKNYEILYATSDFFPDVLPCFLLKTKKQQWVQVVHHIYVPPARRQGDFLKNVIGYFMQRFSFALMKKRADKVIVVNELVKQALIALGFPAERIFVNSNGLTLEAYARKEAFKKDFDLCMIGRFHPSKGHRDLLSIYPLMKHKPQLALVGGGEKTYIESFLRAVEQEGLSDVIHYLGQVSENEKIELLFSSKIFVLPSHEEGWGIVIAEAMAAGLPVVVWDLPNYTPVFGDKIIKVPENDYRAFAQVIDDLLADEEKRKHLGEEAREFVKRYDWSEVAKRERVFIEG from the coding sequence GTGAAGAGGGTTTTGTGTTTTCAAAATGCTTCCTGGGGAGAAAAGGCTTTAAGTGGGGGTGATATTCGCTTCATTGAAATTTTTAAGCGTCTCCGGTCTTTTTACGAGGTAAGCGTATTTACTAATCCTGCAGGAAAAAGGGCTCATGAATATCTTGGAGTTGCAAATTTGTTTACTTTTTATTGTACTCCTGAATGGTTTGATAGAATGGGGATTTATGTTTCGTATTTTTTACGAACGGTGTATGCATGGCTTGTTCTTGCAACATTCGCTAAGAATTATGAGATATTGTATGCCACGTCGGATTTCTTTCCTGATGTTCTGCCTTGTTTTTTATTGAAAACAAAAAAACAACAATGGGTTCAAGTTGTTCATCACATCTATGTACCTCCCGCGCGAAGACAGGGGGACTTTTTAAAAAATGTTATAGGCTACTTTATGCAACGGTTTTCTTTTGCTTTGATGAAAAAAAGAGCCGATAAAGTCATTGTTGTCAATGAACTGGTGAAGCAGGCTCTGATAGCATTAGGTTTTCCTGCTGAAAGAATTTTTGTTAACTCAAATGGTCTTACGCTGGAAGCTTACGCTAGAAAAGAAGCCTTCAAAAAAGATTTTGATTTATGTATGATTGGGAGATTTCATCCCTCAAAAGGGCATCGAGATCTCTTATCTATTTATCCCTTGATGAAACATAAACCACAGCTTGCCTTAGTTGGCGGTGGAGAAAAGACCTATATTGAGTCTTTTCTGCGTGCTGTAGAGCAAGAGGGTTTGTCTGATGTTATTCACTACCTTGGACAGGTCTCTGAGAATGAGAAGATTGAGTTGCTTTTTTCAAGTAAGATCTTTGTCTTGCCCTCGCATGAAGAGGGATGGGGGATAGTGATAGCTGAAGCGATGGCAGCCGGTCTTCCTGTGGTGGTTTGGGATCTTCCAAACTATACGCCTGTTTTTGGTGATAAAATTATTAAAGTGCCTGAAAATGATTACCGGGCCTTTGCACAGGTTATTGATGATTTGTTAGCTGATGAAGAAAAAAGAAAACATCTCGGAGAAGAAGCACGAGAGTTTGTCAAGCGCTATGACTGGTCAGAAGTGGCTAAGAGAGAACGTGTTTTTATCGAGGGATGA
- the yqeK gene encoding bis(5'-nucleosyl)-tetraphosphatase (symmetrical) YqeK, with amino-acid sequence MNEQYLAWEEKIASLLPPKRWQHTRGALEVALHLATLHKIDKEKVYLATLFHDIGKAYPIEKQREIALENHLLTEEDMKAEGVIHARVSAFIARTQFGIQDEEVLFAINHHSTGHPDYGPLGWILYISDYLDPNRQLVHQKTLLASCEANLKEGCLLVLLAKLQYLFDERRYLHTKSVEFYNSLLG; translated from the coding sequence ATGAACGAGCAATATTTAGCCTGGGAAGAGAAAATAGCTTCCCTTCTCCCCCCAAAAAGGTGGCAACATACCAGAGGAGCACTTGAGGTAGCCCTTCATCTTGCTACTCTTCATAAGATTGATAAGGAGAAAGTTTACCTTGCTACCCTTTTCCACGATATTGGCAAAGCTTATCCCATCGAAAAGCAACGTGAGATTGCCTTGGAAAATCACCTTCTTACTGAAGAGGATATGAAAGCAGAGGGAGTAATTCATGCCAGAGTGAGTGCTTTTATCGCTCGGACTCAGTTTGGAATTCAAGATGAAGAGGTCCTTTTTGCCATTAATCACCACAGTACCGGCCATCCTGATTATGGTCCCCTCGGGTGGATTCTCTATATTTCAGACTATCTTGATCCAAACCGACAGCTTGTTCATCAAAAGACCCTTCTGGCAAGTTGTGAAGCTAACCTCAAAGAGGGATGCCTGCTTGTCCTCCTTGCCAAACTTCAGTATCTCTTCGATGAACGCCGGTATCTTCATACTAAGAGTGTTGAGTTTTACAATAGTCTCTTAGGATAA